A stretch of the Panicum virgatum strain AP13 chromosome 9N, P.virgatum_v5, whole genome shotgun sequence genome encodes the following:
- the LOC120692057 gene encoding glucan endo-1,3-beta-glucosidase 3-like isoform X2: MLCLSASFSMGFLPSPGAYIGVNIGTAMSSVPAPTQITTLLRSQNIRHVRLYDADPAMLAALANTGIRVIVSVPNEQLLAIGNSNATAANWVARNVAAHFPAVNITAIAVGSEVLSAQPNAAPLLMPAMRYLQNALVAAALDRYIKISTPHSSSIILDSFPPSQAFFNRSLDNVLVPMLKFLQSTGSPLMLNVYPYYDYMRSNGVIPLDYALFRPLPPNKEAVDANTLLHYTNVFDAVVDAAYFAMLYLNVTNVPVMVTETGWPHKGDPSSEPDATPDNADTYNSNLIRHVMNSTGTPKHPGVAVPTYIYELYDEDTRPGSTSEKYWGLFDMNGIPAYTLHLTGSGVLLANDTTNQTYCVAREGADPKMLQAALDWACGPGKVDCSALTQGQPCYEPDTVEAHATYAFNAYYHGTGMGSGTCYFSGVAVITTTDPSHGSCVYAGKNGSALLNGTSLAPSSNSTEGGSGAHRAIGDVSALTRVVSAVLLLSVLLL; this comes from the exons GTGCGTACATCGGCGTGAACATTGGCACGGCCATGTCGTCGGTGCCGGCGCCGACGCAGATCACGACGCTGCTCCGCTCGCAGAACATCCGCCACGTCCGGCTCTACGACGCCGACCCGGCGATGCTGGCAGCGCTCGCGAACACCGGCATCCGCGTCATCGTCTCGGTGCCCAACGAGCAGCTGCTCGCCATCggcaactccaacgccacggcgGCCAACTGGGTGGCGCGCAACGTGGCCGCGCACTTCCCCGCCGTCAACATCACGGCCATCGCCGTGGGGTCCGAGGTGCTCTCCGCGCAGCCCaacgccgcgccgctgctcaTGCCAGCCATGCGCTACCTCCAGAACGCGCTGGTGGCCGCGGCGCTGGACCGGTACATCAAGATCTCCACGCCGCACTCCTCGTCCATCATCCTCGACTCCTTCCCGCCGTCCCAGGCCTTCTTCAACCGGTCGCTGGACAACGTGCTCGTGCCGATGCTCAAGTTCCTGCAGTCCACGGGGTCGCCGCTCATGCTCAACGTGTACCCCTACTACGACTACATGCGCTCCAACGGCGTCATCCCGCTGGACTACGCGCTGttccggccgctgccgccgaacAAGGAGGCCGTGGACGCCAACACCCTGCTGCACTACACCAACGTCTTCGACGCCGTCGTGGACGCCGCCTACTTCGCCATGTTGTACCTCAACGTCACCAACGTGCCGGTGATGGTGACCGAGACCGGGTGGCCGCACAAGGGCGATCCCTCCTCCGAGCCCGACGCGACCCCTGACAACGCCGACACCTACAACAGCAACCTCATCCGGCACGTGATGAACAGCACCGGCACGCCGAAGCACCCCGGTGTGGCCGTGCCGACCTACATCTACGAGCTGTACGACGAGGACACCCGGCCGGGGTCGACATCGGAGAAGTACTGGGGCCTGTTCGACATGAACGGCATCCCTGCGTACACCCTGCATCTGACGGGCTCCGGCGTGCTGCTGGCCAACGACACGACGAACCAGACCTACTGCGTGGCGCGGGAGGGCGCGGACCCGAAGATGCTGCAGGCGGCGCTGGACTGGGCGTGCGGCCCCGGCAAGGTGGACTGCTCCGCGCTGACGCAGGGGCAGCCGTGCTACGAGCCGGACACCGTGGAGGCGCACGCGACGTACGCCTTCAACGCCTACTACCACGGCACGGGGATGGGCTCCGGGACGTGCTACTTCAGCGGTGTCGCGGTGATCACGACGACCGACCCAA GTCATGGATCTTGCGTCTACGCTGGGAAGAACGGGTCAGCGTTGCTGAACGGCACCTCGCTGGCGCCGTCGTCCAACTCCACGGAGGGTGGCTCCGGTGCgcaccgggcgatcggcgaCGTCTCAGCTCTCACCCGCGTCGTCTCCGCCGTGCTGCTCTTGAGCGTCCTCCTGTTGTAG
- the LOC120692057 gene encoding glucan endo-1,3-beta-glucosidase 3-like isoform X1: MKKLLFVFFLFLLGVAAVHGEDGAYIGVNIGTAMSSVPAPTQITTLLRSQNIRHVRLYDADPAMLAALANTGIRVIVSVPNEQLLAIGNSNATAANWVARNVAAHFPAVNITAIAVGSEVLSAQPNAAPLLMPAMRYLQNALVAAALDRYIKISTPHSSSIILDSFPPSQAFFNRSLDNVLVPMLKFLQSTGSPLMLNVYPYYDYMRSNGVIPLDYALFRPLPPNKEAVDANTLLHYTNVFDAVVDAAYFAMLYLNVTNVPVMVTETGWPHKGDPSSEPDATPDNADTYNSNLIRHVMNSTGTPKHPGVAVPTYIYELYDEDTRPGSTSEKYWGLFDMNGIPAYTLHLTGSGVLLANDTTNQTYCVAREGADPKMLQAALDWACGPGKVDCSALTQGQPCYEPDTVEAHATYAFNAYYHGTGMGSGTCYFSGVAVITTTDPSHGSCVYAGKNGSALLNGTSLAPSSNSTEGGSGAHRAIGDVSALTRVVSAVLLLSVLLL; encoded by the exons GTGCGTACATCGGCGTGAACATTGGCACGGCCATGTCGTCGGTGCCGGCGCCGACGCAGATCACGACGCTGCTCCGCTCGCAGAACATCCGCCACGTCCGGCTCTACGACGCCGACCCGGCGATGCTGGCAGCGCTCGCGAACACCGGCATCCGCGTCATCGTCTCGGTGCCCAACGAGCAGCTGCTCGCCATCggcaactccaacgccacggcgGCCAACTGGGTGGCGCGCAACGTGGCCGCGCACTTCCCCGCCGTCAACATCACGGCCATCGCCGTGGGGTCCGAGGTGCTCTCCGCGCAGCCCaacgccgcgccgctgctcaTGCCAGCCATGCGCTACCTCCAGAACGCGCTGGTGGCCGCGGCGCTGGACCGGTACATCAAGATCTCCACGCCGCACTCCTCGTCCATCATCCTCGACTCCTTCCCGCCGTCCCAGGCCTTCTTCAACCGGTCGCTGGACAACGTGCTCGTGCCGATGCTCAAGTTCCTGCAGTCCACGGGGTCGCCGCTCATGCTCAACGTGTACCCCTACTACGACTACATGCGCTCCAACGGCGTCATCCCGCTGGACTACGCGCTGttccggccgctgccgccgaacAAGGAGGCCGTGGACGCCAACACCCTGCTGCACTACACCAACGTCTTCGACGCCGTCGTGGACGCCGCCTACTTCGCCATGTTGTACCTCAACGTCACCAACGTGCCGGTGATGGTGACCGAGACCGGGTGGCCGCACAAGGGCGATCCCTCCTCCGAGCCCGACGCGACCCCTGACAACGCCGACACCTACAACAGCAACCTCATCCGGCACGTGATGAACAGCACCGGCACGCCGAAGCACCCCGGTGTGGCCGTGCCGACCTACATCTACGAGCTGTACGACGAGGACACCCGGCCGGGGTCGACATCGGAGAAGTACTGGGGCCTGTTCGACATGAACGGCATCCCTGCGTACACCCTGCATCTGACGGGCTCCGGCGTGCTGCTGGCCAACGACACGACGAACCAGACCTACTGCGTGGCGCGGGAGGGCGCGGACCCGAAGATGCTGCAGGCGGCGCTGGACTGGGCGTGCGGCCCCGGCAAGGTGGACTGCTCCGCGCTGACGCAGGGGCAGCCGTGCTACGAGCCGGACACCGTGGAGGCGCACGCGACGTACGCCTTCAACGCCTACTACCACGGCACGGGGATGGGCTCCGGGACGTGCTACTTCAGCGGTGTCGCGGTGATCACGACGACCGACCCAA GTCATGGATCTTGCGTCTACGCTGGGAAGAACGGGTCAGCGTTGCTGAACGGCACCTCGCTGGCGCCGTCGTCCAACTCCACGGAGGGTGGCTCCGGTGCgcaccgggcgatcggcgaCGTCTCAGCTCTCACCCGCGTCGTCTCCGCCGTGCTGCTCTTGAGCGTCCTCCTGTTGTAG